One region of Ornithorhynchus anatinus isolate Pmale09 chromosome X5, mOrnAna1.pri.v4, whole genome shotgun sequence genomic DNA includes:
- the LOC100093284 gene encoding histone H2B type 2-E-like yields MPEPAKSAPAPKKGSKKAVTKVQKKDGKKRKRSRKESYSIYVYKVLKQVHPDTGISSKAMGIMNSFVNDIFERIAGEASRLAHYNKRSTITSREIQTAVRLLLPGELAKHAVSEGTKAVTKYTSSK; encoded by the coding sequence ATGCCCGAGCCCGCCAAGTCCGCTCCCGCCCCCAAGAAGGGGTCGAAGAAGGCGGTGACCAAAGTCCAGAAGAAGGACGGGAAGAAGCGCAAGCGGAGCCGCAAGGAGAGCTACTCCATCTACGTGTACAAGGTGCTGAAGCAGGTCCACCCCGACACGGGCATCTCGTCCAAGGCCATGGGCATCATGAACTCGTTCGTCAACGACATCTTCGAGCGCATCGCCGGCGAGGCTTCCCGCCTGGCGCACTACAACAAGCGCTCCACCATCACGTCCCGGGAGATCCAGACGGCCGTGCGCCTGCTGCTGCCCGGGGAGCTGGCCAAGCACGCCGTGTCCGAGGGCACCAAGGCCGTCACCAAGTACACCAGCTCCAAGTAG
- the LOC100093280 gene encoding histone H2A type 1-like has product MSGRGKQGGKVRAKAKSRSSRAGLQFPVGRVHRLLRKGNYAERVGAGAPVYLAAVLEYLTAEILELAGNAARDNKKTRIIPRHLQLAIRNDEELNKLLGKVTIAQGGVLPNIQAVLLPKKTESHHKAKGK; this is encoded by the coding sequence ATGTCCGGCCGCGGAAAGCAAGGAGGCAAGGTTCGGGCCAAGGCCAAGTCCCGCTCGTCCCGGGCCGGGCTGCAGTTCCCGGTGGGCCGCGTCCACCGGCTGCTGCGCAAGGGCAACTACGCGgagcgggtgggggcgggcgcgCCCGTCTACCTGGCCGCCGTGCTCGAGTACCTGACGGCCGAGATCCTGGAGCTGGCGGGCAACGCGGCCCGCGACAACAAGAAGACCCGCATCATCCCGCGGCACCTGCAGCTGGCCATCCGCAACGACGAGGAGCTCAACAAGCTGCTGGGCAAGGTCACCATCGCCCAGGGCGGCGTCCTGCCCAACatccaggccgtgctgctgcccAAGAAGACCGAGAGCCACCACAAGGCCAAGGGCAAATAA
- the LOC100093301 gene encoding histone H2B type 2-E has translation MPEPAKSAPAPKKGSKKAVTKAQKKDGKKRKRSRKESYSIYVYKVLKQVHPDTGISSKAMGIMNSFVNDIFERIAGEASRLAHYNKRSTITSREIQTAVRLLLPGELAKHAVSEGTKAVTKYTSSK, from the coding sequence ATGCCTGAACCCGCTAAGTCCGCTCCGGCGCCCAAAAAGGGCTCCAAGAAAGCGGTGACCAAGGCGCAGAAGAAAGACGGGAAGAAGCGCAAGCGGAGCCGCAAGGAGAGCTACTCCATCTACGTGTACAAGGTGCTGAAGCAGGTCCACCCCGACACGGGCATCTCGTCCAAGGCCATGGGCATCATGAACTCGTTCGTCAACGACATCTTCGAGCGCATCGCCGGCGAGGCTTCCCGCCTGGCGCACTACAACAAGCGCTCCACCATCACGTCCCGGGAGATCCAGACGGCCGTGCGCCTGCTGCTGCCGGGGGAGCTGGCCAAGCACGCCGTGTCCGAGGGCACCAAGGCCGTCACCAAGTACACCAGCTCCAAGTAG
- the LOC100093297 gene encoding histone H2A type 1 has translation MSGRGKQGGKTRAKAKSRSSRAGLQFPVGRVHRLLRKGNYAERVGAGAPVYLAAVLEYLTAEILELAGNAARDNKKTRIIPRHLQLAIRNDEELNKLLGKVTIAQGGVLPNIQAVLLPKKTESHHKAKGK, from the coding sequence ATGTCAGGCCGTGGAAAGCAGGGAGGAAAGACTCGGGCCAAAGCCAAGTCCCGCTCGTCCCGGGCCGGTCTGCAGTTCCCGGTGGGCCGCGTCCACCGGCTGCTGCGCAAGGGCAACTACGCGgagcgggtgggggcgggcgcgCCCGTCTACCTGGCCGCCGTGCTCGAGTACCTGACGGCCGAGATCCTGGAGCTGGCGGGCAACGCGGCCCGCGACAACAAGAAGACCCGCATCATCCCGCGGCACCTGCAGCTGGCCATCCGCAACGACGAGGAGCTCAACAAGCTGCTGGGCAAGGTCACCATCGCCCAGGGCGGCGTCCTGCCCAACatccaggccgtgctgctccccaaGAAGACCGAGAGCCACCACAAGGCCAAGGGCAAATAA
- the LOC100093290 gene encoding histone H1.4-like, with product MSETAPVAPAAPAPAEKTPAKKKPKKPAGGARRKAAGPSVSELITKAVAASKERNGVSLAALKKALAAAGYDVEKNNSRIKLGLKSLVAKGTLVQTKGTGASGSFKINKKAAGSEGKAKPKAKKPAAAAKPKKSAGAAKKPKKPAASGAKKSVKKTPKKAKKPAAAAGAKKAAKSPKKAKAAKPKKAAKSPAKPKPVKPKAAKPKAAKPKAAKPKKAAASKKK from the coding sequence ATGTCCGAAACGGCCCCCGTTGCGCCCGCGGCCCCGGCGCCCGCGGAGAAGACCCCCGCCAAGAAGAAGCCGAAGAAGCCGGCGGGCGGAGCGCGGCGCAAGGCCGCGGGTCCCTCGGTGTCCGAGCTGATCACCAAGGCGGTGGCGGCGTCCAAGGAGCGCAACGGGGTGTCCCTGGCCGCGCTGAAGAAGGCGCTGGCCGCCGCCGGCTACGACGTGGAGAAGAACAACAGCCGCATCAAGCTGGGGCTCAAGAGCCTGGTCGCCAAAGGCACCTTGGTGCAGACCAAAGGCACCGGCGCCTCGGGCTCCTTCAAGATCAACAAGAAGGCGGCCGGCTCCGAGGGTAAGGCCAAGCCCAAAGCCAAGAAACCGGCGGCCGCGGCTAAGCCCAAGAAATCGGCCGGGGCCGCCAAGAAGCCCAAGAAGCCTGCGGCTTCCGGGGCCAAAAAGAGCGTGAAAAAGACCCCGAAGAAAGCCAAGAAACCTGCAGCGGCGGCGGGGGCCAAGAAGGCGGCCAAGAGTCCGAAAAAGGCCAAAGCGGCTAAGCCCAAGAAAGCAGCCAAGAGTCCGGCCAAGCCGAAGCCTGTGAAGCCCAAAGCGGCCAAGCCTAAGGCTGCGAAGCCCAAGGCGGCCAAACCCAAAAAGGCGGCGGCGTCTAAGAAGAAGTAG